Proteins encoded together in one Rossellomorea sp. y25 window:
- the sufD gene encoding Fe-S cluster assembly protein SufD produces MTVETKLPVDQDYVSSYSKQLGEPEWLTTLRTDAFDKVKDLSLPVADKTKITNWNFTQFQKHTVESDAFSSLSELPDEAKALVDLESTDQSLYIQRNNTPAFLSLSNELKDNGVIFTDIFTAVKDHSELVQKYFMTEGVKTDEHKLTALHAALMNGGAFLYIPKNVELTQPIQAVYVHDNAEVAMFNHVLVVAEDNSSVTYVENYISTTDVEGGVYNIVTEVVANNNAKVAYGAVDNLASGLTTYVNRRGVAQRDARIEWALGLMNDGDTVSENVTNLMGDGSYGDTKTVVVGRGKQKQNFTTKVVHFGKNSEGYILKHGVMKDEASSIFNGIGKIEHGASKSNAEQESRVLMLSEKARGDANPILLIDEDDVTAGHAASVGRVDPLQLYYLMSRGIPQHEAERLVIHGFLAPVVKQLPIEGVKKQLVEVIERKVN; encoded by the coding sequence ATGACTGTAGAAACGAAACTACCAGTAGATCAGGACTATGTCAGCTCCTACTCAAAACAACTTGGAGAGCCAGAATGGTTAACAACCCTTCGTACAGATGCCTTTGATAAAGTAAAGGATCTAAGCCTTCCAGTTGCTGATAAAACAAAAATCACGAATTGGAATTTTACTCAATTCCAGAAGCATACTGTGGAAAGTGATGCGTTTTCATCATTGAGTGAGCTGCCGGATGAAGCTAAAGCATTAGTTGATTTGGAAAGCACAGACCAAAGTTTATATATTCAACGTAATAATACACCTGCTTTTCTTTCTCTTTCGAACGAATTAAAGGATAACGGTGTTATTTTCACGGATATTTTTACAGCAGTGAAGGATCATAGTGAACTTGTTCAAAAGTACTTCATGACTGAAGGCGTTAAAACGGATGAGCATAAGCTAACAGCACTTCATGCAGCGTTAATGAATGGAGGGGCATTCCTTTACATTCCGAAAAACGTAGAATTAACCCAACCGATTCAAGCGGTATACGTCCATGACAATGCTGAAGTGGCGATGTTTAACCACGTATTGGTTGTTGCTGAAGACAATAGCTCTGTCACGTATGTTGAAAACTATATTTCTACTACAGATGTAGAAGGTGGCGTATACAACATCGTAACGGAAGTTGTGGCAAATAATAATGCGAAAGTGGCGTACGGTGCGGTGGATAATCTAGCAAGCGGATTAACGACTTACGTTAACCGTCGTGGAGTTGCACAAAGAGATGCACGCATCGAGTGGGCTCTTGGATTGATGAACGATGGAGACACCGTTTCTGAAAACGTAACAAACCTAATGGGCGATGGCTCATACGGAGATACAAAAACGGTTGTTGTTGGACGCGGAAAACAGAAACAAAACTTCACGACAAAGGTTGTTCACTTCGGTAAAAACTCTGAAGGATACATCCTTAAGCATGGAGTAATGAAAGACGAAGCATCTTCCATCTTTAATGGTATCGGTAAAATTGAACACGGTGCGTCTAAGTCGAATGCAGAGCAAGAGTCTCGCGTCTTGATGCTTAGCGAAAAAGCACGTGGAGATGCAAACCCGATTCTTCTTATCGATGAAGATGACGTAACGGCAGGTCATGCTGCGTCTGTGGGTCGAGTGGATCCATTGCAACTATACTACCTGATGAGTCGTGGTATCCCGCAGCATGAAGCGGAACGTCTGGTTATTCATGGTTTCTTGGCTCCAGTGGTGAAACAATTACCGATTGAAGGAGTTAAGAAACAACTTGTTGAGGTTATCGAAAGGAAAGTAAACTAA
- the sufB gene encoding Fe-S cluster assembly protein SufB: protein MAKKAPEIGDYKYGFSDKDVSIFRSKRGLTREIVEEISRMKEEPQWMLDFRLKSLEHFYNMSMPQWGGDMQELNFDEITYYVKPSEKSERSWDEVPEEIKQTFDKLGIPEAEQKYLAGVSAQYESEVVYHNMQSDLEDMGIVFKDTDSALKENEELFREHWAKVIPPTDNKFAALNSAVWSGGSFIYVPKGIKVDTPLQAYFRINSENMGQFERTLIIVDEGASVHYVEGCTAPVYTTNSLHSAVVEIIIKKDAYCRYTTIQNWANNVFNLVTKRAVCEANATMEWVDGNIGSKLTMKYPAVILKGEGARGMTLSIALAGKGQHQDAGAKMIHLAPNTSSTIVSKSISKHGGKVTYRGIVHFGRKAEGARSNIECDTLIMDNQSTSDTIPYNEILNDNISLEHEAKVSKVSEEQLFYLMSRGISEEEATEMIVMGFIEPFTKELPMEYAVEMNRLIKFEMEGSIG, encoded by the coding sequence ATGGCTAAGAAAGCGCCTGAGATTGGAGATTATAAATATGGATTCAGCGACAAAGACGTCTCAATTTTTCGTTCCAAACGTGGTTTGACGCGTGAAATCGTAGAAGAAATCTCCCGCATGAAAGAAGAACCTCAATGGATGCTTGATTTCCGTTTGAAGTCACTTGAGCATTTTTATAATATGTCTATGCCTCAATGGGGCGGTGACATGCAGGAACTGAACTTTGATGAGATCACTTACTATGTGAAGCCTTCTGAAAAGTCAGAACGCAGCTGGGATGAAGTACCTGAAGAAATCAAGCAGACGTTTGATAAATTAGGTATTCCGGAAGCAGAGCAAAAGTATCTTGCAGGGGTTTCTGCTCAATATGAGTCAGAAGTTGTATACCACAACATGCAATCAGATCTTGAAGACATGGGGATCGTTTTTAAAGATACAGATTCTGCTCTTAAAGAGAATGAAGAACTTTTCCGCGAGCACTGGGCAAAGGTTATTCCTCCAACGGATAACAAGTTCGCTGCCCTTAACTCAGCGGTATGGTCCGGTGGATCTTTTATCTATGTTCCTAAAGGAATCAAGGTGGATACACCACTTCAAGCCTATTTCCGCATTAACTCAGAGAACATGGGTCAATTCGAGCGTACACTGATCATCGTGGATGAAGGCGCAAGTGTTCACTATGTTGAGGGTTGTACAGCACCTGTTTACACAACGAATTCACTTCACTCTGCAGTCGTTGAAATCATCATCAAGAAAGATGCGTACTGCCGATATACGACGATTCAAAACTGGGCGAACAACGTGTTCAACCTGGTTACCAAGCGTGCTGTATGTGAAGCGAACGCAACGATGGAATGGGTGGATGGAAACATCGGTTCTAAATTAACGATGAAATACCCGGCGGTTATCCTTAAAGGTGAAGGCGCTCGAGGTATGACACTATCCATCGCATTGGCAGGTAAAGGCCAGCATCAGGATGCCGGAGCGAAAATGATTCACTTGGCACCAAATACTTCTTCTACAATCGTTTCTAAATCCATCTCCAAGCATGGTGGTAAAGTAACGTACCGTGGAATTGTACACTTTGGCCGTAAAGCGGAAGGCGCACGTTCAAATATTGAGTGTGATACGCTGATCATGGATAACCAATCAACTTCCGATACGATCCCTTACAACGAAATTCTTAACGATAACATCTCGTTAGAACACGAAGCGAAGGTATCAAAAGTGTCTGAAGAACAATTATTCTATCTTATGAGCCGCGGTATTTCAGAGGAAGAAGCAACAGAGATGATCGTAATGGGCTTCATCGAGCCATTCACGAAAGAACTTCCAATGGAATACGCAGTCGAAATGAACCGCCTGATCAAGTTCGAAATGGAAGGTTCAATCGGATAA
- a CDS encoding bifunctional UDP-sugar hydrolase/5'-nucleotidase, translating to MRETIHIYHTNDLHSHFEHWSRIRDFLKMRKQWHLDEGDPVYLFDIGDHVDRWHPLSEATLGKGNIEFLNEVGFDAVTIGNNEGITLDYVDLNSLYDHADFHVIVGNLLDQSGLHPSWLKPYHIFRTDSGMKIGVIGLTAYFKPFYEALGWNITSPMDELQKLVQELHPQVDMIILLSHLGIRDDEVIAEQFPEIDVILGAHTHHVLHQGKEIKGTMLGAAGKFGHYVGHMMIEVDITNKTIIGKKAQLYEQHELPSVEKEEQESLEWYQAGEDLLRKEVSSLTKSLSVDWFNPSPLPNVLCDALAEWCRADCAFLNSGLLIDGLSEGSVTKQDLHRILPHPINPCLIKVKGAELKEIIKQTFNEEWPHLQVKGLGFRGKVMGRFVYTNVQFGDHEILIDNKPIDSQKVYKLALPDMFTFGHFFPDLQRLEKKYFMPEFLRDVLEWKLKQ from the coding sequence GTGAGAGAAACCATTCATATTTATCATACAAACGACCTTCACAGTCATTTTGAACATTGGTCAAGGATTCGGGATTTTTTGAAAATGAGAAAACAATGGCATCTTGATGAAGGGGATCCTGTTTATCTATTTGATATCGGAGATCATGTGGACCGCTGGCATCCATTAAGTGAAGCGACTTTAGGAAAAGGAAACATCGAATTTCTAAATGAAGTCGGCTTTGATGCTGTAACGATCGGGAACAATGAAGGTATTACACTGGACTATGTAGATTTAAACAGCCTTTATGATCATGCCGATTTTCACGTGATTGTAGGCAATCTATTAGATCAGTCTGGACTACATCCAAGCTGGTTAAAGCCTTATCATATTTTTCGAACGGATAGTGGAATGAAGATAGGGGTCATTGGATTGACAGCCTATTTCAAACCATTTTACGAAGCTCTCGGCTGGAATATTACATCTCCAATGGATGAACTGCAGAAGTTGGTTCAAGAGCTTCATCCACAGGTGGATATGATAATCCTTCTTTCACATTTAGGGATAAGGGATGACGAGGTGATTGCAGAACAATTTCCTGAGATTGACGTTATCCTCGGAGCTCATACCCATCATGTACTTCATCAAGGAAAAGAAATTAAGGGAACGATGCTTGGCGCAGCAGGAAAGTTTGGTCATTATGTTGGGCATATGATGATTGAGGTTGATATAACCAATAAAACCATCATAGGGAAAAAAGCACAGCTCTATGAACAGCACGAGCTTCCCTCTGTCGAAAAGGAAGAACAGGAAAGCCTGGAGTGGTATCAGGCAGGAGAGGATTTGTTAAGAAAAGAAGTATCATCTCTTACGAAATCCTTATCCGTGGATTGGTTCAATCCATCCCCGCTTCCGAACGTTTTATGTGATGCCCTTGCTGAATGGTGCCGGGCTGATTGTGCCTTTCTTAATTCAGGCTTGCTCATCGATGGACTGAGTGAGGGATCGGTGACGAAACAGGATTTGCATCGCATCCTGCCTCATCCGATCAATCCCTGCCTGATTAAGGTGAAGGGGGCGGAGCTTAAGGAAATCATTAAACAAACATTTAATGAGGAATGGCCGCATCTTCAAGTGAAAGGGTTAGGGTTCAGAGGCAAAGTGATGGGACGATTTGTATACACGAATGTTCAATTCGGAGACCATGAAATCTTAATCGATAACAAGCCGATCGATTCTCAGAAAGTGTACAAGCTTGCCTTACCTGATATGTTCACGTTTGGACACTTCTTTCCTGACCTTCAAAGACTAGAAAAAAAATACTTTATGCCTGAGTTTTTACGAGATGTTCTTGAATGGAAATTAAAGCAGTAA
- the sufC gene encoding Fe-S cluster assembly ATPase SufC, with translation MAGSTLTIKDLHVEIEGKEILKGVNLEIKGGEIHAVMGPNGTGKSTLSSAIMGHPKYEVTKGSIHFDGEDVLEMEVDERARVGLFLAMQYPSEINGVTNADFLRSAINSRREEGEEISLMKFIRKMDSEMEYLEMDPDMAQRYLNEGFSGGEKKRNEILQLMMLQPKIAILDEIDSGLDIDALKVVSKGINKMRGEDFGCLIITHYQRLLNYITPDHVHVMMQGRIVKSGGEELAQRLEAEGYDWIKEELGIKDETVGQEA, from the coding sequence ATGGCAGGTTCTACTTTAACAATTAAAGATCTTCATGTTGAGATTGAAGGAAAGGAAATCCTGAAAGGGGTTAACCTTGAAATTAAAGGTGGAGAAATCCACGCAGTAATGGGACCAAATGGTACAGGTAAATCTACTTTATCTTCTGCTATCATGGGTCATCCAAAGTATGAAGTGACAAAAGGAAGCATTCACTTCGACGGTGAAGATGTGCTTGAAATGGAAGTTGATGAGCGTGCTCGCGTAGGTCTATTCCTTGCAATGCAGTATCCTAGTGAAATCAACGGTGTTACGAATGCGGACTTCTTACGTTCAGCAATCAACAGCCGTCGCGAAGAGGGCGAAGAAATTTCTCTAATGAAATTCATCCGCAAAATGGATTCTGAAATGGAATACCTGGAAATGGATCCAGATATGGCACAGCGTTACTTAAACGAAGGGTTCTCTGGTGGAGAGAAGAAGCGTAATGAAATCCTTCAATTAATGATGTTACAACCTAAGATCGCCATCCTGGACGAGATTGACTCTGGTCTTGATATCGATGCCCTTAAAGTTGTATCAAAGGGAATCAATAAAATGCGCGGTGAAGATTTTGGTTGCTTAATCATCACTCACTATCAGCGTCTTCTTAACTACATCACTCCTGATCATGTTCACGTCATGATGCAAGGACGCATTGTGAAATCTGGCGGAGAGGAATTAGCACAACGCCTGGAAGCTGAAGGATATGACTGGATTAAAGAAGAGTTAGGAATCAAAGACGAAACTGTTGGCCAAGAAGCGTAA
- a CDS encoding MetQ/NlpA family ABC transporter substrate-binding protein has translation MKKWVAGVIAATSIFGLAACGSNSESGGGSDEKELVVGASNIPHAEILEQVKPLLEEKGINLEIETYQDYILPNKDLDNGDIDANYFQHVPYLESQKAEHGYDFENAGGIHIEPIGVYSKKYKSLEELPEGATILMSNSVADHGRILTLLEEKGLITLNDGVDKTKATLEDIKENPKKLKFDYEYEAALLPQLYENEEGDAVLINSNYAIDAGLNPLEDSIAIEDSNSPYVNVIAVNKGDENKEEVKALVEALRSKEIQDFIKEEWDGAVVPVTE, from the coding sequence ATGAAAAAATGGGTAGCAGGAGTTATTGCAGCAACAAGCATTTTTGGATTGGCAGCATGTGGGAGTAATTCAGAATCAGGAGGAGGCAGCGACGAGAAAGAATTAGTGGTTGGAGCTTCCAATATTCCTCACGCTGAAATTCTTGAACAAGTGAAGCCTTTATTAGAGGAGAAAGGTATCAATTTAGAAATTGAAACGTACCAAGACTATATCTTGCCAAATAAAGATCTGGATAATGGGGATATTGACGCAAACTATTTCCAACATGTACCGTACTTAGAATCTCAAAAAGCGGAACACGGTTATGATTTTGAAAATGCTGGCGGCATTCACATTGAGCCGATTGGCGTTTATTCTAAAAAGTACAAATCCCTTGAAGAGCTGCCTGAAGGTGCAACGATTCTAATGAGTAATTCTGTAGCAGATCACGGACGTATTCTTACGTTATTAGAAGAAAAAGGTCTTATTACATTGAATGATGGAGTAGACAAGACAAAAGCAACGCTGGAAGACATTAAAGAAAATCCAAAGAAACTAAAATTCGATTACGAATATGAAGCAGCTCTTCTTCCACAATTGTATGAAAATGAAGAGGGAGATGCTGTTCTGATTAATTCCAACTATGCGATCGATGCAGGTTTGAATCCTTTGGAAGATTCGATCGCCATTGAAGACAGTAATTCTCCATATGTGAATGTGATTGCTGTGAATAAAGGTGACGAAAACAAAGAGGAAGTGAAGGCGCTTGTTGAAGCTCTTCGTTCAAAAGAAATCCAGGACTTTATTAAAGAGGAATGGGACGGGGCAGTTGTTCCGGTGACCGAATAA
- a CDS encoding sulfite exporter TauE/SafE family protein → MEWIVLLSIGLLAGAIGSLVGLGGGVIIVPALIYFGTYTSLIEEMNPQTAVGTSLVIMIFTGLSSTLAYLKHKTVDYKSGLIFFAGSGPGSILGAWVNKGLNMESFNLYFGIFMILIAIILMVRNKLKPIEKFKDASFQRKFTDPAGKTFRYGYPPLLGGAIAFVVGFTSGLFGIGGGSLMVPAMILVFLFPPHVAVATSMFMIFLSALVGSGTHIMLGNVKWLYALALIPGAWIGAKSGAYLNTKLESKVLVSILRIILILIGIRLIYQGITG, encoded by the coding sequence ATGGAATGGATTGTTCTTCTATCAATCGGACTTTTAGCAGGAGCAATAGGATCCCTCGTCGGATTGGGCGGAGGCGTCATCATTGTTCCTGCCCTCATTTATTTCGGTACATATACAAGCTTGATAGAAGAAATGAACCCTCAGACAGCAGTAGGAACATCATTGGTCATTATGATTTTTACAGGGTTATCATCCACCCTGGCCTATCTAAAGCACAAGACCGTAGATTATAAAAGCGGTTTGATCTTCTTTGCAGGCAGTGGGCCGGGTTCAATACTGGGAGCGTGGGTAAACAAGGGATTGAACATGGAAAGCTTTAATTTATACTTCGGCATTTTCATGATACTGATCGCCATTATTCTCATGGTCCGAAACAAGTTAAAGCCTATTGAGAAATTCAAGGATGCTTCCTTTCAACGGAAGTTTACGGATCCCGCTGGAAAGACCTTTCGTTATGGGTATCCTCCTTTATTAGGAGGGGCTATTGCTTTTGTAGTTGGATTTACGTCAGGTTTATTTGGCATTGGTGGCGGATCATTAATGGTACCTGCCATGATCTTAGTATTTCTTTTTCCTCCCCATGTAGCCGTTGCCACATCCATGTTCATGATTTTTCTATCTGCGTTGGTTGGCTCAGGTACACATATCATGTTAGGCAATGTAAAGTGGTTGTATGCTCTTGCCCTTATTCCTGGGGCCTGGATTGGAGCTAAGTCCGGGGCCTATTTAAATACGAAACTTGAATCGAAAGTATTAGTGAGTATTTTACGCATTATTTTAATTTTAATTGGAATTCGATTGATTTACCAAGGCATTACAGGATAA
- a CDS encoding carboxymuconolactone decarboxylase family protein, producing MQIEPRNTTEAALHDYKMGLGIFTEKMPELAEQYNTFTEHCFREGVLSKKEKQLIALGISLYSQDEYCIIYHTKGCLDQGCSEEEILEAIGVTAAFGGGAVMSQAVTLVQQSIQDLNQLKQ from the coding sequence ATGCAGATAGAACCAAGAAATACAACAGAAGCTGCCCTTCATGATTATAAAATGGGACTTGGAATCTTCACTGAAAAAATGCCTGAGCTTGCCGAGCAGTATAATACGTTTACCGAGCACTGCTTTAGAGAAGGAGTTCTTTCAAAAAAAGAAAAGCAGTTGATCGCGTTAGGAATAAGTCTTTATTCCCAGGATGAATATTGCATCATCTATCACACAAAAGGATGCCTGGATCAAGGGTGTTCAGAAGAAGAAATCCTTGAAGCAATAGGAGTAACGGCTGCATTTGGCGGCGGAGCTGTCATGAGTCAGGCTGTGACTTTAGTACAGCAATCGATTCAGGATTTGAATCAGTTAAAACAATAA
- a CDS encoding methionine ABC transporter permease has translation MIENLFPNVDWEKMWEATLETLYMTGMSVVITFVLGMILGILLFLTSKENLWDNKLTYTITSAVVNVFRSIPFIILIVLLIPFTKFLLDTIRGANAALPALIIGAAPFYARMVEIALREVNKGVIEAAKAMGAKTSTIIWKVLIPESMPALISGITVTAIALVGYTAMAGVIGAGGLGNLAYLDGFQRSREDVTLAATIMILLIVFAIQILGDFFTNKLDKR, from the coding sequence ATGATTGAAAATTTATTTCCAAATGTAGATTGGGAGAAGATGTGGGAAGCAACCCTCGAAACCCTGTATATGACCGGGATGTCTGTAGTGATTACCTTTGTACTCGGAATGATCCTTGGGATTTTGCTCTTCCTCACCTCTAAGGAAAATCTATGGGATAACAAACTGACATACACGATTACAAGTGCAGTCGTAAATGTGTTCAGATCGATTCCATTCATTATATTGATCGTGTTGTTAATTCCGTTCACCAAGTTTTTATTGGACACAATCCGTGGAGCGAATGCAGCTTTGCCGGCACTGATCATTGGAGCTGCTCCGTTTTACGCCCGTATGGTAGAAATTGCTTTAAGAGAAGTGAACAAAGGCGTCATCGAGGCCGCGAAAGCGATGGGGGCGAAAACGAGCACAATTATCTGGAAAGTCCTGATCCCGGAATCCATGCCGGCTTTGATTTCAGGAATTACAGTAACAGCGATTGCTCTCGTTGGATATACGGCAATGGCCGGGGTCATCGGAGCAGGCGGTTTAGGAAACCTGGCCTATTTAGATGGCTTTCAACGAAGCAGGGAAGACGTGACGCTCGCCGCAACCATTATGATCTTACTCATTGTGTTTGCGATTCAAATATTAGGTGATTTCTTTACAAATAAATTAGATAAACGGTAA
- a CDS encoding DUF1805 domain-containing protein — MMNVFPITIQGHTFLAISVELPKTNLLVVTSDIGYIMCGALDVALLNEKLKDRGIIAGRAVGVKTIDQLLDAPLESITIEAENRGITPGMIGRDALLKMI; from the coding sequence ATGATGAATGTATTTCCGATTACCATTCAGGGACATACCTTTTTAGCGATTTCTGTTGAACTGCCCAAAACCAATCTCCTCGTTGTGACGAGTGATATAGGATATATAATGTGTGGAGCACTGGACGTAGCGTTACTAAATGAGAAGTTAAAAGACAGAGGAATCATTGCAGGAAGAGCCGTCGGTGTAAAAACAATCGATCAGCTACTTGATGCCCCTCTTGAATCCATCACCATAGAAGCAGAAAATCGCGGCATCACACCGGGCATGATCGGCCGGGATGCATTGTTAAAAA
- a CDS encoding cysteine desulfurase: protein MDVKEIRKQFPILDQEVNGHPLVYLDSAATSQKPVSVIEAMNDYYRGYNSNVHRGVHTLGTRATDGYEGAREKVRNFINASSTQEVIFTRGTTTAINTVAASYGRANLTEGDEIVITHMEHHSNIIPWQQLAKETGATLKYVPLQEDGTIAIEDVRATVSSQTKIVSIMMVSNVLGTMNPIKEITKIAHENGAVMVVDGAQAAPHMKIDVQDLDCDFFAFSGHKMVGPTGIGVLYGKKKHLNKMEPVEFGGEMIDFVGLQESTWKELPWKFEGGTPIIAGAIGLGAAIDFLEEVGLHNIEEHEHKLAAYALEKMNEVEGMKIFGPSDPGKRAGLVTFNIDDVHPHDVATVLDAEGIAVRAGHHCAQPLMKWLNVSATARASFYLYNTEEDIDKLVAGLLKTKEFFSDVF from the coding sequence ATGGATGTAAAAGAGATTCGTAAACAATTTCCGATTCTCGACCAGGAAGTAAATGGCCATCCACTTGTTTATCTTGACAGTGCCGCAACATCACAAAAGCCAGTTTCAGTTATCGAAGCGATGAATGATTATTATCGTGGATATAACTCTAATGTTCACAGGGGTGTTCACACTCTTGGGACGAGAGCGACAGATGGATATGAAGGTGCCCGCGAAAAGGTCCGTAATTTCATTAACGCTTCCTCGACTCAAGAAGTAATCTTTACCCGTGGGACGACAACAGCAATCAATACAGTTGCAGCAAGCTACGGTCGCGCCAACCTTACCGAGGGTGACGAAATTGTGATTACTCACATGGAGCATCACAGTAATATCATTCCTTGGCAGCAGTTAGCCAAAGAAACCGGAGCGACTTTAAAATATGTACCTCTTCAAGAAGATGGAACGATAGCGATTGAAGATGTCAGAGCGACCGTCTCATCTCAAACGAAAATTGTTTCGATCATGATGGTTTCAAACGTGCTTGGTACGATGAACCCAATTAAGGAAATCACCAAGATTGCTCATGAAAATGGTGCAGTCATGGTCGTTGACGGAGCACAGGCCGCTCCACATATGAAGATCGACGTACAAGACTTGGACTGTGATTTCTTTGCCTTTTCAGGTCATAAAATGGTAGGTCCCACAGGAATCGGAGTGCTTTATGGTAAGAAAAAACACCTGAACAAAATGGAACCGGTCGAATTTGGTGGAGAAATGATTGACTTTGTCGGACTTCAAGAATCCACCTGGAAAGAGCTTCCGTGGAAGTTTGAAGGTGGTACACCGATCATTGCAGGTGCCATTGGACTTGGAGCTGCGATTGATTTCCTTGAAGAAGTAGGACTTCATAACATTGAAGAACATGAACATAAGCTTGCGGCTTATGCATTGGAGAAAATGAATGAAGTTGAAGGCATGAAAATTTTCGGACCAAGTGATCCCGGAAAACGCGCAGGTCTTGTTACGTTTAACATTGATGATGTTCATCCGCATGATGTGGCAACCGTACTTGATGCTGAAGGGATTGCCGTTCGCGCGGGTCATCACTGTGCACAACCTCTGATGAAGTGGTTGAACGTATCCGCAACAGCACGTGCCAGCTTCTACCTCTATAATACGGAAGAAGATATTGATAAACTTGTTGCAGGCCTATTGAAGACAAAGGAGTTTTTCAGCGATGTCTTTTAA
- a CDS encoding DUF72 domain-containing protein translates to MIYIGVTGWGDHDTLYENVSPRDKLKEYGAHFPIVEVDTTFYAVQPIRNAEKWVRETPRDFKFIVKAYQGMTGHQRGEIPFETKEEMFRAFKESLAPYVDSGKLAMVLLQFPPWYDCNKEHVDYIRYCREQLKGFPLSLEFRHQSWFRPQFRDKTLTFMKKEGWIHSICDEPQAGEGSVPRVLEATHKDATLIRFHGRNLYGWNKPNGGDWREVRYLYRYNRAELEEWIPHIYQLHKTSNDLYILFNNNSGGDAADNAKELIELLGIEYGGLAPKQLDLF, encoded by the coding sequence ATGATATACATAGGTGTAACAGGCTGGGGAGATCATGATACCCTTTATGAAAATGTTTCCCCTAGAGACAAACTAAAAGAATACGGTGCTCATTTCCCCATCGTCGAGGTGGATACAACTTTCTACGCTGTCCAGCCTATTCGAAATGCTGAAAAATGGGTAAGGGAAACACCCCGGGACTTTAAGTTTATAGTAAAAGCGTATCAGGGTATGACGGGACATCAGCGGGGAGAAATCCCTTTCGAAACAAAGGAAGAGATGTTTAGGGCCTTTAAAGAATCCCTTGCTCCATACGTAGATTCAGGTAAGTTAGCGATGGTACTGCTTCAATTTCCCCCTTGGTACGATTGTAATAAGGAACATGTTGACTATATCCGGTACTGCCGGGAACAATTAAAAGGGTTCCCCCTGTCGCTTGAGTTCCGTCATCAAAGCTGGTTCAGACCACAGTTTCGGGATAAGACGTTAACGTTTATGAAAAAGGAAGGGTGGATCCATAGCATTTGCGATGAACCTCAGGCAGGAGAAGGATCTGTACCGCGGGTCTTGGAAGCCACTCATAAAGATGCGACTCTTATTCGGTTTCACGGCAGGAATCTGTATGGCTGGAATAAACCGAATGGAGGAGATTGGCGGGAGGTTCGTTATTTATATCGCTATAATCGTGCTGAATTAGAGGAGTGGATTCCGCATATTTATCAGCTGCACAAAACCTCTAACGATCTTTATATTCTTTTCAATAATAATTCCGGTGGAGATGCCGCTGATAACGCGAAAGAGCTCATTGAATTATTAGGCATTGAATATGGAGGACTTGCACCAAAGCAACTGGATTTATTTTAG
- the sufU gene encoding Fe-S cluster assembly sulfur transfer protein SufU encodes MSFNNLDQLYRQVIMDHYKNPRNKGSLEDGSFTIDMNNPTCGDRIHLTLKVEDGIVQDAKFDGEGCSISMASASMMTQAVKGKEIEKALKLSKIFSDMMQGNDYDDDVDLGDIEALQGVAKFPARIKCATLAWKAMEKGVSEEEQE; translated from the coding sequence ATGTCTTTTAATAATTTAGATCAGTTATATCGACAAGTCATCATGGATCATTATAAGAATCCACGAAATAAAGGTTCTTTAGAAGATGGAAGCTTTACCATCGATATGAATAACCCTACTTGTGGAGATCGCATACACCTGACTTTAAAGGTGGAAGATGGTATCGTTCAGGATGCGAAGTTCGATGGAGAAGGTTGTTCGATCTCCATGGCTTCTGCTTCAATGATGACACAAGCGGTTAAAGGGAAAGAGATTGAGAAAGCATTGAAGCTTTCCAAGATCTTCTCTGATATGATGCAAGGCAATGACTATGACGACGATGTGGATTTAGGAGATATTGAAGCATTACAAGGAGTCGCGAAATTTCCTGCCCGTATCAAATGTGCGACATTGGCATGGAAAGCGATGGAAAAAGGAGTGTCAGAGGAAGAGCAGGAATAA